The proteins below come from a single Xenopus tropicalis strain Nigerian chromosome 9, UCB_Xtro_10.0, whole genome shotgun sequence genomic window:
- the lrrc3 gene encoding leucine-rich repeat-containing protein 3 has protein sequence MHLEDHLNRFLELLLKRGLLLLLFHFKIIATCPKSCQCSDIDGATVVHCSSRDLEEIPIDLPMDTVSLKLDANKIHQVPNNAFKDLNYLQELDLSRNSIEKIDLAAFKGVSEGLKLLDLSGNQIHSIPKEALAKLRAKIRLSNNPWHCDCSLQEMLRELILDPDTVNEISCQTSVQEEYVGKPLIQVLDSGINFCNIHNKTTDVAMFITMFGWFAMVITYVVYYVRHNQEDARRHLEYLKSLPSTQIAKDFDTISTVL, from the coding sequence ATGCATCTAGAAGACCATTTGAACAGATTCTTGGAATTGCTGCTTAAAAGAGGACTTTTGCTATTACTGTTCCATTTTAAAATCATTGCCACTTGCCCAAAGAGCTGTCAGTGCTCTGACATTGATGGAGCCACAGTTGTTCACTGTAGCTCCAGAGATCTGGAAGAAATCCCTATAGACCTCCCAATGGACACAGTATCCCTAAAACTGGATGCCAATAAGATCCATCAAGTGCCAAACAATGCATTTAAGGACCTGAACTATCTCCAAGAGTTGGACCTGTCTAGGAATTCGATTGAGAAAATAGATTTGGCAGCTTTTAAAGGGGTGTCAGAAGGTCTGAAGCTGTTGGATTTATCTGGAAATCAGATTCACAGTATTCCTAAGGAAGCCCTGGCTAAACTTAGAGCCAAAATTCGGCTTTCCAATAACCCATGGCATTGTGATTGCAGCCTTCAAGAGATGCTGAGGGAACTAATATTAGACCCAGACACAGTTAATGAAATTTCCTGCCAGACATCTGTTCAGGAAGAATATGTTGGGAAGCCCTTGATCCAGGTTTTAGACTCTGGCATAAACTTTTGCAACATTCATAACAAAACCACTGATGTTGCTATGTTTATTACAATGTTTGGTTGGTTTGCAATGGTGATAACCTATGTAGTGTACTATGTGAGACACAACCAAGAGGATGCTAGGAGGCACCTGGAGTACCTCAAGTCCTTGCCCAGTACCCAGATAGCCAAAGACTTTGATACTATCAGCACTGTGCTTTAA